The Impatiens glandulifera chromosome 3, dImpGla2.1, whole genome shotgun sequence genome contains a region encoding:
- the LOC124932007 gene encoding ankyrin repeat-containing protein At2g01680-like, translated as MERILYDAAINGDLTSLNTILNKDPLILERSSSIEFNGSPLHISSSRGHTTFVRTLITQKPDLTEISDSQQRTPLHLAASKGHIEIVKMLIQASPNMCLACDLDGRTPLHLAAMKGEVEVVRELIQASPEASWIKIGKSGETVLHLCVVLDQLKVFELLTMEIQDKDAVSAQDGKGNTVLHLAVKDKQFKIIEHLLKKCTINLNVTNEYSHTALDILLQQINSQAKPVDIRINQARDALVKAGALSGSEVIYRGKWLNRKRTSLMVVASLMATMAFQAGVTPPGGVWQNDSDTYKAGEAVVALTYPHSYKYFLRFNTIGFVMSLTTILLLIGSLPFNKHPVIMWGLVVTMWVTITSMAFTYVFANVVVTPIKDRGHLSNMIMVAVIVWCGVMGLLFLWHSARLVRNWLKKKIGDRSSVSANSYAQRILNCLNCGNRNSMSRSLSNYDII; from the exons ATGGAGCGTATACTATACGATGCAGCAATCAATGGCGATTTAACATCACTAAACACAATACTCAACAAAGATCCACTCATCTTAGAAAGATCATCATCAATCGAATTCAACGGCAGTCCATTACACATATCATCCTCGCGTGGCCACACAACTTTCGTCCGAACCCTAATCACCCAAAAACCAGATCTCACCGAAATCTCAGATTCACAGCAACGAACTCCATTACACTTAGCCGCATCAAAAGGCCACATTGAGATCGTAAAAATGCTGATTCAAGCAAGCCCTAACATGTGTCTAGCTTGTGATCTAGACGGCCGGACTCCTCTTCACTTGGCGGCGATGAAAGGAGAAGTTGAAGTCGTTAGAGAACTGATTCAAGCGAGTCCGGAAGCGAGTTGGATTAAGATCGGAAAATCGGGAGAAACGGTTCTTCATCTTTGCGTTGTTCTTGATCAATTGAAGGTTTTTGAACTATTAACGATGGAGATTCAGGATAAAGATGCTGTATCTGCTCAGGATGGAAAGGGTAATACCGTACTTCACTTGGCTGTTAAAGATAAACAATTCAAG ATAATAGAACATCTTTTAAAAAAGTGCACAATTAACTTGAATGTCACCAACGAGTACTCACACACAGCTCTCGACATTCTATTGCAACAAATCAATTCTCAAGCCAAGCCCGTAGATATCCGGATCAATCAAGCACGCGACGCACTTGTGAAGGCCGGAGCCCTTAGTGGTAGTGAAGTTATCTATAGAGGAAAGTGGCTCAATCGAAAACGGACATCCCTTATGGTAGTGGCTTCCCTAATGGCAACCATGGCTTTCCAAGCCGGTGTTACACCGCCAGGCGGCGTGTGGCAGAATGACTCCGATACTTACAAAGCCGGGGAAGCTGTGGTGGCATTAACCTACCCCCACTCTTACAAATACTTCCTTAGGTTTAATACCATTGGTTTTGTCATGTCTTTAACCACTATCTTGTTGTTGATCGGTAGCTTGCCTTTTAACAAACACCCGGTTATAATGTGGGGCCTTGTGGTAACGATGTGGGTGACTATCACATCGATGGCATTCACTTACGTATTTGCTAATGTTGTGGTGACCCCGATAAAAGACCGGGGTCACCTTAGCAACATGATCATGGTGGCGGTGATCGTGTGGTGTGGAGTCATGGGGTTGCTTTTCTTGTGGCATTCGGCTCGGTTGGTTAGGAAttggttgaagaagaagattggaGATCGGAGCTCAGTATCGGCTAATTCGTATGCCCAACGTATTCTTAACTGTTTGAACTGTGGAAATCGGAACTCAATGAGTCGGTCTTTGTCCAACTATGATATTATCTAG